One genomic segment of Carassius carassius chromosome 21, fCarCar2.1, whole genome shotgun sequence includes these proteins:
- the LOC132097121 gene encoding uncharacterized protein LOC132097121 — MKRTSVKRSKNKRTSVKGKCLYKKSKENIPPCSTPSQNKAVRDHVKTILAHTPSHLNVTASADQGSPVSAPIISQTNVKGNLTINQNFSVVLQNPSDGNPLPENTSDVEEGTYDDYQILPSHNTEQVTQKCESFHRRRHLSFKSCLEQHTLTLAEVKKDTNHLREVTVTGQILDFQPAISILQNEEGIQYSHYILYDTTAKVHLSLADKFIVTINQWYIFKSLSICDFGKGNVLCSTQLTTLESFTPLADNLQKPEETVISGKVTEALLTFEYICSCGATLSFSNPKLFLIKCNKCRKSCRCENVQNRAKASVTIKQPNGTDQRVVLNDALLHSIFSFKREGYCDSQQLEARLLRAERMTVVYVDDEPQRVLIEAVEEAKDMAKKKKSRCCAF, encoded by the exons ATGAAGAGAACGTCTGTTAAAAGATCTAAAAACAAACGAACATCAGTAAAAGGAAAATGTTTGTACAAAAAGTCCAAAG AAAACATACCTCCATGTTCAACTCCTTCGCAAAATAAAGCTG taAGGGACCATGTAAAGACAATTTTAGCGCATACTCCTTCACATCTGAATGTCACTGCTTCAGCGGATCAAGGAAGTCCAGTCAGTGCTCCAATAATTAGCCAGACAAATGTGAAAGGAAACCTAACTATAAATCAAAACT TTTCAGTGGTCTTGCAGAATCCCTCTGATGGTAATCCTTTGCCTGAG AATACCTCAGATGTAGAAGAGGGGACATATGATGACTATCAAATTCTGCCTTCACACAACACTGAACA GGTCACTCAAAAATGTGAAAGCTTTCATCGTCGGAGACACTTGTCCTTCAAAAGTTGTTTGGAGCAACATACATTAACTCTTGCAGAGGTGAAAAAGGACACAAATCACTTAAGAGAG gttACTGTTACCGGACAGATTTTAGACTTTCAGCCTGCAATCAGCATTCTGCAGAATGAAGAAGGgattcaatattcacattatattcTGTATGATACCACTGCTAAAGTTCACTTGAGTTTAGCAGATAAATTTATTGTAACCATCAATCAGTGGTATATATTTAAAAGTCTTTCCATCTGTGACTTTGGCAAGGGAAATGTGCTTTGTTCAACCCAACTCACAACACTGGAGTCGTTTACACCTTTAGCAGACAATCTACAGAAGCCTGAAGAGACTGTCATCTCAGGGAAGGTCACAGAGGCATTATTGACCTTTGAATATATTTGTTCATGTGGTGCCACACTCTCTTTTTCAAATCCCAAATTGTTCCTTATTAAATGCAACAAGTGCAGAAAAAGCTGCAGGTGTGAAAATGTTCAAAACAGAGCCAAGGCCAGTGTAACCATCAAACAGCCAAATGGAACAGACCAGAGAGTGGTGTTAAATGACGCACTGCTGCACTCCATTTTCAGCTTTAAGAGAGAGGGATACTGTGACAGTCAGCAGCTAGAGGCCCGTCTGCTGAGAGCTGAGAGAATGACTGTTGTCTATGTGGATGATGAGCCTCAGCGTGTGCTAATAGAAGCAGTGGAAGAAGCAAaggatatggcaaaaaaaaaaaaatctagatgcTGTgccttttaa
- the slc7a4 gene encoding cationic amino acid transporter 4, with amino-acid sequence MASCVSGCSPVVRFCQKLNRLKTLEDDMMATSLKRCLSTVDLALLGVGGMVGSGLYVLTGTVAKDTAGPAVVVSFIIAGVASLMAALCYAEFGARVPKTGSAYMFTYVSVGEIWAFLIGWNVILEYMIGGAAVARAWSGYLDSIFNHRIQNFTETHVMRWDVPFIANYPDLLAAAILLVASFFISFGVRVSSWLNHIFSAISMAVIVFILVFGFVLADSDNWSSREGGFAPFGLSGILAGTATCFYAFVGFDVIAASSEEASNPQRAVPAATAISLGLAATAYVLVSTVLTLMVPWHTLDPNSALSDAFYRRGYSWAGFIVAVGSICAMNTVLLSNLFSLPRIVYAMAEDGLFFSVFSRVNPVTKVPVIAILVFGSLMAILALIFDLEALVQFLSIGTLLAYTFVAASIIVLRFQPDKSGGSSGGGGIKTDASSTSSVNQSGQPVDPPVVTNETQTFAPDGGELKEYESFSDKLQLVEREKSVKERGAPGTLKACWEPYLGRIVGGCEPGEVVAFSVLALMVSGVCLCAVLVFGNNQLNLPVWSFTLLLVIFSLVFLLSLALIWVHEQQPNHKTFQVPLVPFVPGFSILMNVFLMLKLSPLTWIRFAVWLAAGLLVYFGYGIWHSKEGLREKQGQEVAARYVVLPSGSLVETVQNVQPEGHTLSTHSPTHDNPPASR; translated from the exons ATGGCATCATGTGTTTCCGGCTGCTCTCCAGTGGTGAGGTTCTGTCAGAAGCTGAACCGGCTAAAGACGTTGGAGGACGACATGATGGCAACTTCACTAAAACGCTGTCTGTCCACAGTGGACCTCGCGCTGCTTGGTGTTGGTGGCATGGTGGGTTCAGGCCTGTATGTTCTCACGGGAACCGTTGCTAAAGACACTGCAGGACCGGCTGTAGTGGTGTCTTTCATCATAGCCGGGGTGGCGTCTCTCATGGCAGCACTGTGTTATGCTGAGTTTGGCGCCCGTGTACCAAAGACAGGCTCCGCCTACATGTTCACTTACGTCTCTGTTGGGGAAATCTGGGCATTCCTGATTGGCTGGAATGTCATTTTAGAGTATATGATTGGTGGGGCGGCAGTAGCGCGTGCATGGAGTGGATATCTGGACTCTATTTTCAATCATCGCATTCAGAACTTCACCGAGACTCATGTGATGCGTTGGGATGTGCCCTTCATTGCTAATTACCCAGACCTCTTAGCAGCCGCCATCCTCCTAGTGGCTtcctttttcatttcatttggtGTTCGTGTCTCATCTTGGCTAAACCACATCTTCTCAGCCATCAGTATGGCAGTCATTGTTTTTATCTTGGTGTTTGGCTTTGTACTGGCCGACTCAGACAACTGGAGCAGTCGGGAGGGAGGCTTTGCCCCCTTTGGACTTTCAGGTATTCTGGCAGGAACTGCAACATGCTTCTATGCCTTCGTTGGCTTTGATGTGATAGCGGCTTCCAGCGAGGAGGCCAGCAATCCTCAGAGGGCTGTTCCTGCAGCGACGGCAATCTCACTAGGCCTGGCAGCCACAGCATATGTCCTGGTGTCCACGGTTCTTACCTTGATGGTTCCATGGCATACGCTTGACCCAAACTCGGCGCTCTCTGATGCGTTCTACAGACGAGGATATAGCTGGGCCGGGTTCATTGTGGCTGTGGGATCCATCTGTG CCATGAACACGGTGTTGCTTAGCAACCTCTTCTCCCTTCCACGGATCGTGTATGCCATGGCAGAGGATGGCcttttcttctctgtcttttcCCGTGTAAACCCTGTAACCAAAGTCCCGGTGATCGCAATTCTAGTATTTGGCAGCCTTATGGCAATCCTTGCCCTCATCTTTGATCTGGAAGCTCTGGTCCAGTTCCTCTCTATTGGCACTCTGCTTGCTTACACTTTTGTAGCGGCCAGCATCATAGTGCTCCGCTTCCAGCCGGATAAAAGCGGTGGGAGCTCAGGAGGAGGTGGAATCAAGACAGACGCTTCATCCACATCTTCAGTGAACCAGTCAGGCCAGCCGGTGGATCCGCCTGTGGTGACGAATGAGACCCAGACCTTTGCGCCGGACGGTGGAGAGCTGAAGGAGTATGAGTCCTTCTCTGATAAACTTCAGTTGGTGGAGCGGGAGAAGTCAGTGAAGGAGAGAGGGGCTCCAGGGACACTGAAGGCCTGCTGGGAGCCTTATCTGGGCCGGATAGTGGGGGGCTGTGAGCCAGGCGAGGTGGTGGCCTTCTCTGTGCTCGCTCTGATGGTCAGTGGAGTCTGTCTTTGTGCTGTGCTGGTGTTTGGGAATAACCAGCTCAATCTGCCTGTGTGGAGCTTCACCCTGCTGCTGGTCATCTTCAGTCTGGTCTTCCTGCTCAGTCTGGCTCTCATCTGGGTCCATGAACAGCAGCCCAATCATAAGACTTTTCAG GTCCCTCTGGTGCCATTTGTTCCTGGCTTCAGCATCCTTATGAATGTATTTCTCATGTTGAAGTTAAGTCCACTCACCTGGATCCGTTTCGCCGTATGGCTTGCAGCAG GTCTTCTGGTGTATTTTGGCTATGGTATCTGGCACAGTAAGGAGGGTTTGCGGGAGAAGCAGGGGCAGGAAGTGGCAGCACGATACGTGGTCCTTCCCAGCGGCAGCCTGGTGGAGACCGTCCAGAACGTCCAGCCTGAAGGACACACTCTCAGCACACACTCACCAACCCACGATAATCCACCTGCCAGCAGATGA